From a single Oreochromis niloticus isolate F11D_XX linkage group LG3, O_niloticus_UMD_NMBU, whole genome shotgun sequence genomic region:
- the LOC109196486 gene encoding mucin-22-like produces MGACQTLTVLLTILVTIELATTPTAADSCAIPAPPTSAASTTATTASTALTTTEGSPATTETATSTTTEGTTPTTVHEETTASTTTTEYSTTATASTKTEGTTTTTLSEETTATTPSTTTEVSSATTETTATEGSTATTASEAITASTTVEGSTATNAATALTTTEGSPETTETTASTTTEGTTTATASSTTETSTATTETTATIASTTAEGSTATTVSEETTVSTTTEGTTVTTAQTTTEGSTATTETTASTASTTTEGTTEIAETTATKASTTTEGSPATTETTATTATTATTATTALTITEGSTATTETTATTASTTTEGTTETTETTATTALTTIEGTTATTAATASTTTEGTTATTALTTSEGTTTITPSTTSEGSTETTETTATTETTATIEMTATTASTTTEGTTETAETTATTVTTIAEGSTATTETTATTALTTTEGTTATNAATASTTTEGTTATTALTTTEGTTATTETTATTASTAITTTEGSTATTETTATTPSTTTEGTTETTETTATSATTIAEGSTATTETTATTALTTTEGTTATTALTTTEGTTATTPLTTTEGTTETTETTATSASTTTEGLTATTETTETTESTTTEGTTETTETTPTSASTTTEGLTATTEMTATTESTTTEGTTATTAAIASTTTEGTTATTALTTTEGTTATNAATASTTTEGTTATTALATTEGTTATTPSTTTEGTTETTETTATSATTIAEGSTATTETTATTALTTTEGTKATTALTTTEGTTATTPSTTTEGTTETTETTATSASTTTEGLTETTETTATTESTTTEGTTATNAATASTTTEGNTATTALTTTEGTTATTPSTTTEGTTETTETTATSATTIAEGSTATTETTATTALTTTEGTTATTSATASTTTEGTTATTALTTTEGSTETTETTATTETTATTALTTTEGTTQTTASTTTEGTTATNAATASTTTEGTTATTALTTTEGTTASTPSTTTEGTTETTETTATSASTTTEGLTATTETTATTASTTTEGTTATNAATASTTTEGTTATTALTTTEGTTATTPSTTTEGTTETTETTATSATTIAEGSTATTETTATTALTTTEGTTATTALTTTEGTTATTPSTTTEGTTETTETTATSASTTTEGLTETTETTATTESTTTEGTTATNAATASTTTEGNTATTALTTTEGTTATTPSTTTEGTTETTETTATSATTIAEGSTATTETTATTALTTTEGTTATTALTTTEGTTATTPSTTTEGTTETTETTATSASTTTEGLTATTETTATTESTTTEGTTATTAATASTTSEGTTATTALTTTKGTTATTPSTTPEGTTATTETTATTETTTTEGSMATTALTTTEGSTATTETKATTVSEATTASPTTEGSTATTASTTTEVSTETAETTASTASTTTEGSTATTETTATAASTTTEGTTATPTATASTTSEGTTATTALTTTEGTTATTPSKTTEGTTATTESTTTEDSTATAETTITTYSTTTEGSTATTAATASTTSESTTATTALTTTEGTTATTASRTTEGTTETTERTATIASTTSEGSTATTETTATTETTATTETTTAEGTTATSALTTTEGSSATTASTTTEGTTATSALTTTEGSTATTASTTTEGTTVTTAQTTTEVSTETAETTASTASTTTEGSTATTETTVTTALTTTEGSNATIETTATAASTTTEGTAETAETTAKTASTTTEGSTATTETTATTALTTTEGTTENTALTTTEGTTATTALTTTEGTTATTPSTTTEGTTETTETTATSASTTTGGSTATTETTATTALTTTDGTTETTASTTTEGTTATTALTTTEGTTATRPSTTTLGSTATTETKATTVSEATTESTTTEGFKCNYSNNNGYNNSSSNNNNKAYNNSSCNNNNNKPNNNNTSSINNNKANSNNNYSSSNKNNKPNNNSNNNNSKSNNNSINNNNNDSSCNNNNNNKPNNSSNNNSNNNSKSNNNNTSSINNNKANSNNNYSSSNKNNKPNNNSNNNNSNNNSKSNNNSSINNNKANSNNNDSSCNKNNKPNNNRNNNSNNNSKSNNNSSNVSNNKANNNSSNINKTNNNRNNNNNNNANNNNNSKANNNSSNASNNKANNNSSSINKTNNNRNNNNNNNANNNNNSKANNSSNINKTNNNSNNNNNNNANNNSSNVNNNKANNNSSNINKTNNNRNNNNNNNANNNNSKANNNSSNINKTNNNSNNNNNNKANNNSNNNNNNKANNSKANNNSSNINKTNNNSNNNNNNKANNNKANNKANNNGNNNDNNSSAGCSCTSCRYCSSFGYTLCASTRR; encoded by the exons ATGGGGGCTTGTCAAACATTGACCGTTTTGTTAACCATACTGG TGACAATTGAGCTTGCCACTACACCAACTGCTGCAGACAGTTGTGCAATTCCAGCTCCACCCACCAGTGCGGCATCTACAACTGCAACTACAGCATCTACAGCATTAACAACAACTGAAGGTTCACCTGCAACTACAGAAACggcaacatcaacaacaactgaaggtACAACTCCAACTACAGTACATGAAGAAACTacagcatcaacaacaacaactgaatATTCAACTACAGCTACAGCATCGACAAAAACTGAAGGTACAACTACAACAACACTATCTGAAGAAACAACAGCAACTACACcatcaacaacaactgaagTTTCAAGTGCAACtacagaaacaacagcaactgAAGGTTCAACTGCAACtacagcatctgaagcaattACAGCATCAACAACAGTTGAAGGCTCAACTGCAACAAATGCAGCTACAGCATTAACAACAACTGAAGGTTCACCTGAAACTACAGAAACGACagcatcaacaacaactgaaggtACAACTACAGCTACAGCATCATCAACAACAGAAACTTCAACTGCAACtacagaaacaacagcaactaTAGCATCAACAACAGCTGAAGGTTCAACTGCAACTACAGTTTCTGAAGAAACTACAGtatcaacaacaactgaaggtACAACAGTCACTACAGCACAAACAACAACTGAAGGTTCAACTGCAACTACGGAAACAACAGCAAGTACagcatcaacaacaactgaaggtACAACTGAAATTGcagaaacaacagcaactaaagcatcaacaacaactgaaggtTCACCTGCAACtacagaaacaacagcaacaacagcaacaacagcaactacAGCAACTACAGCATTAACAATAACTGAAGGCTCAACTGCAACTACAGAAACGACAGCAACTACagcatcaacaacaactgaaggtACAACTGAAACcacagaaacaacagcaaccacagccttaACAACAATTGAAGGTACAACTGCAACAACAGCAGCTACagcatcaacaacaactgaaggtACAACGGCAACCACAGCCTTAACAACGAGTGAAGGTACAACAACAATTACACCATCAACAACTAGTGAAGGTTCAACTGAAACtacagaaacaacagcaacaacagaaacaacagcaactaTAGAAATGACAGCAACTACagcatcaacaacaactgaaggtACAACTGAAACTGcagaaacaacagcaactaCAGTAACAACAATAGCTGAAGGTTCAACTGCAACtacagaaacaacagcaacCACAGCATTAACAACAACTGAAGGTACAACTGCAACAAATGCAGCTACagcatcaacaacaactgaaggtACAACGGCAACCACAGCCTTAACAACGACTGAAGGTACAACTGCAACtacagaaacaacagcaactaCAGCAAGTACAGCAATAACAACAACTGAAGGTTCAACTGCAACTACAGAAACGACAGCAACTACACCATCAACAACTACTGAAGGTACAACTGAAACtacagaaacaacagcaacttCAGCAACAACAATAGCTGAAGGTTCAACTGCAACtacagaaacaacagcaaccacagcattaacaacaactgaag GTACCACGGCAACAACAGCCTTAACAACAACTGAAGGCACAACAGCAACTACACCATTAACAACTACTGAAGGTACAACTGAAACtacagaaacaacagcaacttcagcttcaacaacaactgaaggtTTAACAGCAACTACAGAAACGACAGAAACTACAGAatcaacaacaactgaaggtACAACTGAAACTACAGAAACAACACCAACTTCAGCTtcaacaacaactgaaggtTTAACAGCAACTACAGAAATGACAGCAACTACAGAATCAACAACAACGGAAGGTACAACTGCAACTACAGCAGCTATAGCCtcaacaacaactgaaggtacaacagcaaccacagccttaACAACAACTGAAG gtACAACTGCAACAAATGCAGCTACagcatcaacaacaactgaaggtACCACGGCAACAACAGCCTTAGCAACAACTGAAGGCACAACAGCAACTACACCATCAACAACTACTGAAGGTACAACTGAAACtacagaaacaacagcaacttCAGCAACAACAATAGCTGAAGGTTCAACTGCAACtacagaaacaacagcaacCACAGCATTAACAACAACTGAAGGTACAAAGGCAACAACAGCCTTAACAACAACTGAAGGCACAACAGCAACTACACCATCAACAACTACTGAAGGTACAACTGAAACtacagaaacaacagcaacttcagcttcaacaacaactgaaggtTTAACAGAGACTACAGAAACGACAGCAACTACAGAATCAACAACAACGGAAGGTACAACTGCAACAAATGCAGCTACagcatcaacaacaactgaaggtAACACGGCAACAACAGCCTTAACAACAACTGAAGGCACAACAGCAACTACACCATCAACAACTACTGAAGGTACAACTGAAACtacagaaacaacagcaacttCAGCAACAACAATAGCTGAAGGTTCAACTGCAACtacagaaacaacagcaacCACAGCATTAACAACAACTGAAGGTACAACTGCAACAACATCAGCTACagcatcaacaacaactgaaggtACAACGGCAACCACAGCCTTAACAACAACTGAAGGTTCAACTGAAACTACAGAAACAACTGCAACtacagaaacaacagcaactaCAGCATTAACAACAACTGAAGGTACAACACAAACCACAGCCtcaacaacaactgaaggtACAACTGCAACAAATGCAGCTACagcatcaacaacaactgaaggtACCACGGCAACAACAGCCTTAACAACAACTGAAGGCACAACAGCAAGTACACCATCAACAACTACTGAAGGTACAACTGAAACtacagaaacaacagcaacttcagcttcaacaacaactgaaggtTTAACTGCAACTACAGAAACGACAGCAACTACAGCCtcaacaacaactgaaggtACAACTGCAACAAATGCAGCTACagcatcaacaacaactgaaggtACCACGGCAACAACAGCCTTAACAACAACTGAAGGCACAACAGCAACTACACCATCAACAACTACTGAAGGTACAACTGAAACtacagaaacaacagcaacttCAGCAACAACAATAGCTGAAGGTTCAACTGCAACtacagaaacaacagcaacCACAGCATTAACAACAACTGAAGGTACCACGGCAACAACAGCCTTAACAACAACTGAAGGCACAACAGCAACTACACCATCAACAACTACTGAAGGTACAACTGAAACtacagaaacaacagcaacttcagcttcaacaacaactgaaggtTTAACAGAGACTACAGAAACGACAGCAACTACAGAATCAACAACAACGGAAGGTACAACTGCAACAAATGCAGCTACagcatcaacaacaactgaaggtAACACGGCAACAACAGCCTTAACAACAACTGAAGGCACAACAGCAACTACACCATCAACAACTACTGAAGGTACAACTGAAACtacagaaacaacagcaacttCAGCAACAACAATAGCTGAAGGTTCAACTGCAACtacagaaacaacagcaacCACAGCATTAACAACAACTGAAG gtACCACGGCAACAACAGCCTTAACAACAACTGAAGGCACAACAGCAACTACACCATCAACAACTACTGAAGGTACAACTGAAACtacagaaacaacagcaacttcagcttcaacaacaactgaaggtTTAACTGCAACTACAGAAACGACAGCAACTACAGAATCAACAACAACGGAAGGTACAACTGCAACTACAGCAGCTACAGCATCAACAACAAGTGAAGGTAcaacagcaaccacagccttaACAACAACTAAAGGTACAACAGCAACTACACCATCAACAACTCCTGAAGGTACAACTGCAACTACAGAAACCACAGCAActacagaaacaacaacaactgaaggtTCAATGGCAACCACAGCATTAACAACAACTGAAGGTTCAACTGCAACTACAGAAACAAAGGCAACAACAGTTTCTGAAGCAACTACAGCATCACCAACAACTGAAGGTTCAACTGCAACTACagcatcaacaacaactgaagTTTCAACTGAAACTGCAGAAACAACAGCAAGTACagcatcaacaacaactgaaggtTCAACTGCAACTACTGAAACAACAGCAACTGCAGCATCAACAACAACGGAAGGTACAACTGCAACTCCAACAGCTACAGCATCAACAACAAGTGAAGGTAcaacagcaaccacagccttaACAACAACTGAAGGCACAACAGCAACCACACCATCAAAAACCACTGAAGGTACAACAGCCACTACAGAatcaacaacaactgaagaTTCAACAGCAACTGCAGAAACAACAATAACTACATATtcaacaacaactgaaggtTCAACTGCAACTACAGCAGCTACAGCATCAACAACAAGTGAAAGTAcaacagcaaccacagccttgACAACAACTGAAGGTACAACAGCAACTACAGCATCAAGAACTACTGAAGGTACAACTGAAACTACAGAAAGAACAGCAACTATAGCATCAACGACAAGTGAAGGTTCAACTGCAACtacagaaacaacagcaactacagaaacaacagcaactacagaaacaacaacagctgaagGTACAACGGCAACATCAGCATTAACAACAACTGAAGGATCAAGTGCAACTACagcatcaacaacaactgaaggtACAACGGCAACATCAGCATTAACAACAACTGAAGGTTCAACTGCAACTACagcatcaacaacaactgaaggtACAACAGTCACTACAGCACAAACAACAACTGAAGTTTCAACTGAAACTGCAGAAACAACAGCAAGTACagcatcaacaacaactgaaggtTCAACTGCAACTACAGAAACAACAGTGACTACAGCATTAACAACAACTGAAGGTTCAAATGCAACTATAGAAACAACAGCAACTGCagcatcaacaacaactgaaggtACAGCTGAAACTgcagaaacaacagcaaaaacagcATCAACAACTACTGAAGGTTCAACTGCAACtacagaaacaacagcaactaCAGCATTAACAACAACTGAAGGTACAACAGAAAACACAGCCTTAACAACAACTGAAGGTACAACTGCAACCACAGCCTTAACAACAACTGAAGGCACAACAGCAACTACACCATCAACAACTACTGAAGGTACAACTGAAACtacagaaacaacagcaacttCAGCATCAACAACAACTGGAGGTTCAACTGCAACtacagaaacaacagcaactaCAGCATTAACAACAACTGATGGTACAACAGAAACCACAGCCtcaacaacaactgaaggtACAACTGCAACCACAGCCTTAACAACAACTGAGGGCACAACAGCAACTAGACCATCAACAACAACTTTAGGTTCAACTGCAACTACAGAAACAAAGGCAACAACAGTTTCTGAAGCAACTACAGAATCAACAACAACGGAAG GTTTCAAGTGCAACTACAGCAACAACAACGGCTACAACAACagtagcagcaacaacaacaacaaagcctacaacaacagcagctgcaacaacaacaacaacaaacccaacaacaacaacaccagcagcatcaacaacaacaaagccaacagcaacaacaactacagcagctccaacaaaaataacaaacccaacaacaacagcaacaacaacaacagcaaatccaacaacaacagcatcaacaacaacaacaacgacagcagctgcaacaacaacaacaacaacaaacccaacaacagcagcaacaacaatagcaacaacaacagcaaatccaacaacaacaacaccagcagcatcaacaacaacaaagccaacagcaacaacaactacagcagctccaacaaaaataacaaacccaacaacaacagcaacaacaacaatagcaacaacaacagcaaatccaacaacaacagcagcatcaacaacaacaaagccaacagcaacaacaacgaCAGCAgctgcaacaaaaacaacaaacccaACAACAACCGCAACAACAATagtaacaacaacagcaaatccaacaacaacagcagcaacgtCAGCAACAACAAagccaacaacaacagcagcaacatcaacaaaaccaacaacaacaggaacaataataacaacaacaacgccaacaacaacaacaacagcaaagccaacaacaacagcagcaacgcCAGCAACAACAAagccaacaacaacagcagcagcatcaacaaaaccaacaacaacaggaacaataataacaacaacaacgccaacaacaacaacaacagcaaagccaacaacagcagcaacatcaacaaaaccaacaacaacagcaacaataataacaacaacaacgccaacaacaacagcagcaacgtcaacaacaacaaagccaacaacaacagcagcaacatcaacaaaaccaacaacaacaggaacaataataacaacaacaacgccaacaacaacaacagcaaagccaacaacaacagcagtaacatcaacaaaaccaacaacaacagcaacaataataacaacaacaaagccaacaacaacagcaacaacaacaacaacaacaaagccaaCAACAGCAAagccaacaacaacagcagcaacatcaacaaaaccaacaacaacagcaacaataataacaacaacaaagccaacaacaacaaagccaacaacaaagccaacaacaacggcaacaacaacgacaacaacaGCAGTGCCGGTTGTTCGTGCACCAGTTGTCGTTATTGCAGCAGTTTTGGTTACACCCTTTGTGCCTCAACTCGAAGATAA